One Dictyostelium discoideum AX4 chromosome 3 chromosome, whole genome shotgun sequence genomic region harbors:
- the dhkM gene encoding HisK family protein kinase, with protein sequence MSNYLNANSTENNNNNNNNNNNNNNNINNNFNTTDFKIVGNFNTPPIGSNNNNNNNNNSISTQSLQTINECNSGGEQSPKIKTNNNSYNTPVSSSTSTTGTNTTPMKSTPIHNSLQNIFKNANRSNLNNNNNNNNNNNNNNNNNNNNNNNNNSGCGSGSLNSVNNNNNNNNNNNNNSNNNNSNSNSNSNNNNNSNSNNNNNNSNSNAYPLKYYQHPQQSCSNLDSFENLSPLRQSSTLLNFSSNNNNNNNNNNNNNNNNSNNNSSNNNNKNNSSKNKVGGGNNKNNGGDDSAQFISSDNKYNTVGNETHHHHHHQLHNHRHSNVQGSSSPIKSSPKLISSQSLGNIFSQISPNIALTTNISPHGSPFSSSSSSRKSSSSPSFLNQNNQNNPNNQNNQNNSTSPHEKSFLNNSNDSFDYNDNSKRLRNRLTRNTGYSSTGSIGNSSSSSFYNNNNENSNIYSKIKHTRSSSGGNKPSPKYFQTSQAIYTPPYPQPYPQPPQLPPPSSSSSLSKENDNVDNNNTNNNNNNNNNNNNNNNNNNNESFFSSKGTMNLIHISLLSVLAFYIFLMVSKKFLFRVFQWNNNINSLFILIFSFHFIFSSILMFLLVVLLKMKKYSHSISQSARESLRNSRVIPSLLNFFLSDYIFLGLVLSGLVNILQVNLFFNPKDPLLNLDSISNISTAIEFLVVGIVLNFSHIPKKMYNSRYSEFRVSSSISPYFQDESYNVNNIINNDNKNKINDKSDNSNSITNNNNINNNIDNNNNSSSNTKINNDLNFDNNIKNNDINNNITNNNNNNNNNNNNNNNTNNNNNNNNNNSNNNNNNNNNNSNKNNNTNSNNNNNNSSNNNNTNNNKINDNKNNNNNNNNNNNNNNNNNNNNNNEEDDEEEKNDWSYSFQIFFTRIFLCLSITYTLIVLRLNYDPLNQFLQQSSSFGSGANGNSGGGNVNTIISPVQFQAPLATLLHFIQLVLLLVNYNRFRTNRFFSLILSTIFIEVSSWETFGLNSRLFESYIFEALLIRRWIRACSVGFPIVGIILDIYSGWMSINQSIKSIDQQNIMIVNRFNYLCSNVKKQEELTQYNSQFYIESMNQFKRLVQNTGSIISLIYDTDVQPNQEAYLSKFSSSYEQLSKLTKECLFYSEIKQLKRNDVENLSFVVSNLLEDLISTPSIRTQFEEKEIDLFYLIDKDVPLSLVGDSQKIKQILLKLITNSIKATYEGEVYIRVSLSSNLGVLKQQPIHHHRHHHRHHHHHHHHHHHHIIDDDDYDDDNDDDNNTEDSSSCCNIDELSDKIKDNQDENLELKKSNNDKIIENKENQENNNNNNNNNNNNNNNNNNNNNNSNNNTNININTNNNNDSNNNNCINNDLKNNNNNSNNNVNNNNNNINDSNNNNNSNNNNINNNINNNINNNNNIKKKKKKNEFTVYFSVIDSGSGIDPYSTNLLFQPFSLSSYNVNSTNTDGEFGLGLAICKQLSNLMNGEIKYETEMEKGSVFELQVPMKCDSISSITSSMNSTTNTTNHYPRIMNNQSSKFFANSKWGEGLKILVIDDNPNIGKVIAMHLEPFGFKVFQRTTFQSAIYFFNERNGDFNLILLDPLIPSLVIDEIKQMKQDSSNIIKNPPLVIMCTAKLRKSLNVDNVHYLYKPIKREQLTVLSQLLPNTSTINPIYSNQNLNNSGSSNGGGGGGGGGGGGGGGGGSGSSNIDFNKTKLGGSNISTGIGNSGLINSNNIPTPVNTPSNIIPNLLSCQSLLTSLNNANIPQLTNDIGITNNNINNNSLMFTTPNSTLSNNGITGLDNNSNNDTGSIDNNSNISTNIDNNNDYFIRNNGIPPQNDMNTYNNYVLNHQQGVLPKSLSVPSTPLSYNMLPTNLNINAKRSSLQPLNENSVLPTNLTPPILSASPQSLLPMGNDINSILPNTQQSQIDLQSQIELQPLLQSTIIRNDRGGDILPDSTLEGQITNLSGNNSTISINPPLPETNNNTTTTTTTTQPKKSPILTSSNGSDKSEGSTGSNRSKSRISFLNSSNSGLLKNNLGEDIYCKGDQSEGIPIPKSERTSDSSSSSSSSDSHGQDDHSYRLEDFSISSPSSQSPLLDLSGTSGTSGTTNLANSGINSGSGSGGGDIINQNQLITSNQLFQQQLQQQQQPQQQQPPGTPTISPSSSFPLLPIPRDIINSSGASSGIKVKSSTSIPDYVQVSPRRFSGSSTGSGSSVASPQLLSTSNQLNNNINNLNLNSNNNNNNNNNNNNNNNTNNDNNNNNDNNYNVNILLVEDNLVNAKIAMTVLRKHNFRVELSKNGQLAMERIKQSHSSFDLILMDIHMPVMDGITCSKLTRKFETEHGLKHLPIIALTADATTGHKNLCLEAGCNEFMSKPLDYALLISLLKKLVFNKDQ encoded by the exons ATGTCAAATTACTTGAACGCAAACTCAAcagagaataataataataataataataataataataataataataataatattaataataattttaatacaacagattttaaaattgttggCAATTTCAATACCCCACCAATTGGgagcaataacaataataacaataataataatagcataTCAACTCAATCTCTTCAAACGATTAATGAATGTAATAGTGGAGGAGAACAGTcaccaaaaattaaaaccaataataattcatataATACACCAGTTTCATCATCAACGTCCACAACTGGTACGAATACAACACCAATGAAGTCTACACCAATTCATAACTCtttacaaaatatttttaaaaatgcaaATAggtcaaatttaaataataataataataataataataataataataataataataataataataataataataataataataataatagtggttgTGGGAGTGGTAGTTTAAAtagtgttaataataataataataataataataataataataataatagtaataataataatagtaatagtaatagtaatagtaataataataataatagtaatagtaataataataataataatagtaatagtaatgcATACCcgttaaaatattatcaacatCCTCAGCAATCATGTTCAAATTTGGattcttttgaaaatttatcaCCATTAAGACAATCATcaactttattaaattttagttctaataataataataataataataataataataataataataataataatagtaataataatagtagtaataataataataagaataatagtagtaaaaataaagtaggaggtggaaataataaaaataatggtggtgatgatagCGCTCAATTTATTTCAtctgataataaatataatactGTTGGAAATGAaactcatcatcatcatcatcatcaacttcaTAATCATCGTCATTCAAATGTTCAAGGTAGttcatcaccaattaaatcatcaccaaaattaatatcttcACAATCTCTTGGTAATATTTTTAGTCAAATCTCACCAAATATAGCTTTAACAACAAATATATCACCACATGGATCACCATTTtcctcttcatcatcttcaagaaaatcatcttcatctccttcttttttaaatcaaaataatcaaaacaatccaaataatcaaaataatcaaaataattcaacatcTCCACATGAAAagtcatttttaaataattcaaatgatagttttgattataatgataattcaaaaaGATTAAGAAATAGATTAACTAGAAATACAGGGTATAGTAGTACAGGTAGCATTGGAAATAGTAGCAGTAGtagtttttataataataataacgaaaatagtaatatatattcaaaaattaaacataCAAGAAGTAGTAGTGGCGGTAATAAACCATCaccaaaatattttcaaacttCACAAGCAATATATACTCCACCATATCCACAACCATATCCACAACCACCtcaactaccaccaccatcatcatcatcatcattatctaaagaaaatgataatgtcgacaacaacaacaccaataataataataataataataataataataataataataataataataataataatgagtcatttttttcatcaaaaggtacaatgaatttaattcataTATCCCTATTATCAGTATTGgcattttatattttcttgATGGTAtcaaaaaagtttttatttagaGTATTTCAAtggaataataatattaattcattgtttattttaatattttcatttcatttcatATTCTCATcgattttaatgtttttgttggtggtattgttaaaaatgaagaaataCTCACATTCAATCTCTCAATCTGCACGTGAATCCTTAAGAAATTCAAGAGTGataccatcattattaaatttctttttatcagattatatttttttgggTTTAGTTTTATCTGGTTTGGTTAATATCCTTCAAGTTAATCTTTTCTTTAATCCAAAAGATccacttttaaatttagattcAATTTCTAAT atatCAACagcaattgaatttttagtTGTTGGaattgtattaaatttttcacatattccaaaaaaaatgtataatAGTAGATATAGCGAATTTAGAGTTTCATCATCGATCTCACCATATTTTCAAGATGAATCctataatgtaaataatataataaataacgataataaaaataaaattaacgATAAAagtgataatagtaatagtatcactaataataataatatcaataataatattgataataataataatagtagtagtaatactaaaattaataacgatttaaattttgataataatattaaaaataacgatataaataataatattacaaataataataataacaataacaataataacaataataacaataatactaataataataataataataataacaataatagtaacaataataataataataataataataatagtaataaaaataataatactaatagtaataataataataataatagtagtaataataataatactaataataataaaattaacgataataaaaataataataataataataataataataataataataataataataataataataataataataatgaagaagatgatgaagaagaaaagaaTGATTGGTCATattcatttcaaatattttttacaagaatatttttatgtttatCAATTACTTATACATTGATTGTATTAAGATTAAATTATGATCCATTGAATCAATTCTTACAACAAAGTAGTTCATTTGGATCTGGAGCTAAtggtaatagtggtggtggtaatgtaAATACAATCATTTCACCAGTACAATTTCAAGCACCATTGGCAACTTTATTACATTTCATTCAATTGGTATTGTTATTGGTAAATTATAATCGTTTTAGAACCAATAGATTcttttcattaatattatcaacaattttCATAGAAGTTTCATCTTGGGAGACATTTGGTTTGAATTCTCGTTTATTTGAATCATATATTTTCGAGGCATTATTAATTCGTAGATGGATTCGTGCATGTTCTGTTGGTTTCCCAATTGTTGGTATCATTTTGGATATCTATAGTGGTTGGATGAGTATAAATCAATCGATCAAATCAATCGATCAACAAAACATTATGATTGTCAATAGATTTAATTACCTCTGTTCAAACGTTAAGAAACAAGAGGAATTAACACAATACAACTCTCAATTCTACATTGAATCaatgaatcaattcaaaCGTTTAGTTCAAAATACAGGTTCAATCATTAGTTTAATATATGATACCGATGTTCAACCAAATCAAGAGGCTTATCTAAGTAAATTCTCAAGTTCTTATGAACAATTAAGTAAACTAACCAAGGAGTGTTTATTCTACTCggaaattaaacaattgaaaCGTAATGATGTAGAGAATCTATCATTTGTAGTTTCAAATCTTTTAGAggatttaatttcaacacCATCAATTAGAACTCAATTCGAAGAGAAAGAAATCGATCTCTtctatttaattgataaagatgTACCTCTCTCATTGGTTGGTGATTCTCAAAAGATTAAACAAATTCTATTGAAACTAATAACCAATAGTATAAAGGCAACCTATGAAGGTGAAGTTTATATTAGAGTTTCCCTCTCAAGTAATTTAGGtgttttaaaacaacaaccaattcatcatcatcgtcatcatcatcgtcatcatcaccatcaccatcaccatcatcatcatcatatcattgatgatgatgattatgacgacgataatgatgatgacaaTAATACTGAAgatagtagtagttgttgtaatattgatgaattatctgataaaattaaagataatcaagatgaaaatttagaattaaaaaaatcaaataatgataaaattattgaaaataaagaaaatcaagaaaataataataataataataataataataataataataataataataataataataataataataatagtaataataatacaaatataaatataaatacaaataataataatgatagtaataataataattgtattaataatgatttaaaaaataataataataatagtaataataatgtaaataataataataataatattaatgatagtaataataataataatagtaataataataatattaataataatattaataataatattaataataataataatattaaaaagaaaaaaaagaaaaatgaatttacaGTTTATTTTTCAGTAATTGATAGTGGTTCAGGTATTGATCCTTATAgtacaaatttattatttcaaccattttcattatcaagtTATAATGTAAATTCAACCAATACAGATGGTGAATTTGGTTTAGGTTTAGCAATTTGtaaacaattatcaaatttaatgaacggtgaaattaaatatgaaACAGAAATGGAGAAGGGATCAGTTTTCGAGTTACAAGTTCCAATGAAATGTGATAGTATTAGCTCAATTACTTCCTCGATGAATAGTACTACTAATACCACCAATCATTATCCAAGAATTATGAATAATCAAAGTTCAAAGTTTTTTGCAAACTCTAAATGGGGCGAAGGCTTAAAGATATTGGTTATTGATGATAATCCAAACATTGGAAAAGTGATAGCAATGCATTTGGAACCATTTGGATTTAAAGTTTTCCAAAGAACCACCTTTCAATCGgctatttatttctttaatgaACGTAATGGTGATTTCAATCTAATTCTTTTGGACCCATTGATTCCTTCATTGGTAATCGATGAGATTAAACAAATGAAACAAGATTCTTCCAATATCATAAAGAATCCACCTTTGGTAATAATGTGTACCGCTAAACTTAGaaaatctttaaatgttGATAATGTTCATTACCTCtataaaccaattaaaagagAACAATTAACTGTACTCTCTcaattattaccaaatacttcaacaattaatccaatttattcaaatcaaaatttaaataatagtggtagtagtaatggtggtggtggtggtggtggtggtggtggtggtggtggtggtggtggtggcagTGGTAGTAGCAATATTGATTTCAATAAAACTAAACTTGGTGGTTCTAATATTTCAACTGGTATTGGTAATAGTGGtttaattaatagtaataatattccAACTCCAGTTAATACACCTTCAAATATTATTCCAAATTTACTTTCTTGTCAATCATTATTAACAAGTTTAAATAATGCAAATATTCCTCAATTAACAAATGATATTGgtataacaaataataatattaataataatagtttaatgTTTACAACACCAAATTCAACACTtagtaataatggtattacaggtttagataataatagtaataatgatactggtagtattgataataatagtaatattagtacaaatattgataataataatgattattttattagaaaTAATGGTATTCCTCCTCAAAATGATATGAATacttataataattatgttttaaatcatcaacaaGGTGTTCTaccaaaatcattatcagTACCATCCACTCCATTATCATATAATATGTTACCAACAAATCTAAACATTAATGCAAAGAGATCTTCATTACAaccattaaatgaaaattcagtTTTACCAACAAATTTAACACCTCCAATTTTATCTGCTTCACCTCAATCTTTACTTCCAATGggtaatgatattaattcaatattaccAAATACCCAACAATCACAAATAGATTTACAATCACAAATCGAATTACAACCACTTTTACAATCAACTATAATTAGAAATGATCGTGGTGGTGATATTTTACCTGATTCAACTTTAGAAGGTCAAATAACAAATTTAAGTGGTAATAATTCAACCATATCAATAAATCCACCATTACCAGAAACTAATAacaacacaacaacaacgacaacaacaacacaacCAAAGAAATCACCGATATTAACATCTTCAAATGGTAGTGATAAGAGTGAAGGTTCGACTGGTAGTAATAGATCAAAATCTAGAATTtcctttttaaattcaagtaatagtggtttattaaaaaataatcttgGTGAAGATATTTATTGTAAAGGTGATCAATCTGAAGGTATTCCAATACCAAAATCTGAAAGAACTTCtgattcttcatcttcatcttcttcctCTGATTCACATGGCCAAGATGATCATTCATATAGATTGGaagatttttcaatttcttcaccATCTTCTCAATCACCATTACTAGATTTAAGTGGTACAAGTGGTACAAGTGGTACTACAAATCTTGCAAATAGTGGTAttaatagtggtagtggtagtggtggtggtgatattattaatcaaaatcaattaataacatcaaatcaattatttcaacaacaactacaacagcaacaacaaccacaacaacaacaaccaccaggAACTCCAACAatttcaccatcatcatcattcccattattaccaatacCAAGAGATATCATTAATAGCAGTGGTGCAAGTAGTGGTATTAAAGTTAAATCGTCAACTTCAATACCAGATTATGTACAAGTTTCACCAAGAAGAtttagtggtagtagtacaGGAAGTGGTAGTAGTGTTGCATCACCTCAATTACTTTCAActtcaaatcaattaaataataatattaataatcttaaccttaatagtaataataataacaacaataataataataataataataataataatacaaataatgataataataataataatgataataattataatgttaatattttattagttGAAGATAATTTAGTAAATGCAAAGATTGCAATGACAGTATTAAGAAAACATAATTTTAGAGTTGAACTTTCAAAGAATGGTCAACTTGCGATGGAAAGAATTAAACAAAGTCACTCATCATTcgatttgattttaatggaTATTCATATGCCTGTAATGGATGGTATCACTTGTTCAAAGTTAACACGTAAATTTGAAACTGAACATGGTCTTAAACATTTACCAATTATCGCTCTCACTGCTGATGCAACCACTGGTCATAAAAATCTTTGTCTTGAAGCTGGTTGTAATGAATTTATGTCAAAACCTTTAGATTATGCTTTATTAATTAgtttattaaagaaattagtttttaataaagatcAATAA